One Methanomassiliicoccales archaeon genomic window, ACCAAGGAATATGACATCGATGCCACACTCTTCTCGCATTATTCTTGCTCCTTCTTTCAAAGTGGTAAGGACTACACCCAAGATTTTGTGCGCTTTCTCTGGCTCCACGATTTGATCCATGAGAAGGTTTTCCAGCCCCCGAATCATGCTAGCCACAAGAAATGGATCGTTCATGGCGGCCACTACCAGAACGTCATCACCTATTTCCTCTTGCAATTCCTTTGCTGCCTGCAGTTGCACAGACCATATGCTGCCGTCCTTTGGGTCCACAGGCTCAAGCATCTCTATTTCATCAGAATTGATTTCCTTTCCCATAGGATAAGATCTTTGGTCCCCATAGACCACTTTCGCTCCCAAGGATTCCGCTTCAGCTAGGAGATCGCCCCAACCGACCATCACATTATCGAATCCAAACTCTGTCAAAGCCGACATGCAAAGGCGCTTGTGCTTACTAGCGCTCCTCAGCCCCTCAGCTATCGTGATTCCAGTAATGTTTTGTAAGTGGAACGACCCCCCGAGGTGTTGATACATTATTGGGACCCGATCCACCTTCTGTAATGACAGGGCATTTAGGAATCTCTCCTTGGGGCTCATTATTCCTCCATACCCTCCCCCCAATATATAGTGGTTCCATGTCTCACCTTTTAATTTGATGATACTTGTGGCTATGTGAAGGAGGACTCGAAAAAAAAGAAGAACAGAGATTTTAAAGGAATTCTTGCCTTTCAGTGCTGTTCGCTTGCTCAGGCTTTCAAGACCACATCAATAGATTAGAAAAGCGATTTCTGCTAATCTGTTGAAGTTTGAATGGTTTACTACGCTTTTTCCTTATATGATCGCATAGGAACTCATCTTAAAAATGAACCTATCTGCTCTGCAATACTTATTTTCATAGCAATTGCCTAGTAATTTTGATTCAGAAGAAGAAAATATGATAAAAATGGAAATGGTTTTGCGCAAAGTCTTCCAGGGAACAAAGCTCACTTCAAGCTAACATACTCGTTTCCAAAGCTCTCTCCAGTCTGGAAGCTTATCAGGGTGACCTGACCGTAGGCGGGCATTATCTTCAGCTCACCATAGGTGTTGTACCCTATTCCCAAAGAGTGATCGGATGCGGTTATGGTTATCTGGATCATGTCGCCCTGACCAACCACATGACTGCCAGCAGTCCAGGCTAGGTTCGCTATGTTGACCTTTCTCACCGCGCTGTATGTGCTGTCGCTCGCTGTATCGCCATAAGCCAAGAACATGTTCAAGTCACCACATACCAGTGTGATGACCACATTGTCCAGATTTATTGGCGGGGATCCAGCGGAAAGTCGCATGTAAACTGTTAGATTATCGATGGTATTGCCTGTTGTCTGGTTAACTTGTGCCACAACGTCCTGAACCACGAATCCTGAAGCGACGTTGTTAATAGCCTGGTCACCAGTGGACTGAGCTTGCTCCCTTACCTGGTTGGCAGTGCTGATCAAGACGGACGCGGCTACGGCGGCAACCAGCACCATGGCGATGAAGACGATCATCGTCCCGATGCCGATCTCACCTCTCTTGTCCTTCTTCATCCACATTTTCTTGTGCATTTACGCTCTCTCCTTGCTGCTTGCCATTTGAGCACTTTTTCCTTAGGTCGAGGCTGTTCGGTTTGCCCAATTGGGTATCCTGTTTCACGAGTGCTCACAGCCCTCCGTCGCTTCCAATCGGGCTTATTATTGGAATCGAACATCCGCCCGATTTATAAAAGGCAGAGACGTGGTTACCATTTATCAGACTTGAGAATTTTAATTGGATCAAGTGTCTTCACTCGACTGGATATTAAAAAAATCTAAAGGGATATCATAACCTGATATCATCCTACTCTGGATATCTCACCTGATTCTCTTTTTAGATTATATGAAAAGATACCAAATGAAATTAGAATTATCAGCTTAGATATCAAGGGGCATGATTT contains:
- a CDS encoding uroporphyrinogen decarboxylase family protein; this translates as MSPKERFLNALSLQKVDRVPIMYQHLGGSFHLQNITGITIAEGLRSASKHKRLCMSALTEFGFDNVMVGWGDLLAEAESLGAKVVYGDQRSYPMGKEINSDEIEMLEPVDPKDGSIWSVQLQAAKELQEEIGDDVLVVAAMNDPFLVASMIRGLENLLMDQIVEPEKAHKILGVVLTTLKEGARIMREECGIDVIFLGDGVADSSQNDLVNSITFDISYSSELIRYMKRLGLKVILSNCTLNGYVEEQINRCSPDAMHIASEGKAYARAIDLIRGKRGLVAGISPTRKILVMAPDEIEMEARKIVQNFGDSPGLILASAGEITPETPPENILALAHSIR
- a CDS encoding archaellin/type IV pilin N-terminal domain-containing protein, with translation MHKKMWMKKDKRGEIGIGTMIVFIAMVLVAAVAASVLISTANQVREQAQSTGDQAINNVASGFVVQDVVAQVNQTTGNTIDNLTVYMRLSAGSPPINLDNVVITLVCGDLNMFLAYGDTASDSTYSAVRKVNIANLAWTAGSHVVGQGDMIQITITASDHSLGIGYNTYGELKIMPAYGQVTLISFQTGESFGNEYVSLK